A region from the Mycobacterium heidelbergense genome encodes:
- the sepH gene encoding septation protein SepH: protein MRELKVVGLDHDGKYVICGGGEPAEQFKLATDDRLRAALRGDPVLPEQPQLDIEVTNMLSPKEIQAKIRAGASVEQVAAASGSDIVRIRRFAHPVLLERARAAELATAAHPMLADGPAVLTLLETVSAALVARGLEPDRLSWDAWRNEDSRWTVQLAWKVGRSDNIAHFCFTPGAHGGTVTAIDDAASELIDPDFERPLRPVARVAHLDFDAGAPPASGGEAKPAVTAPPEQPVHTRRGKPVIPAWEDVLLGVRSGGRR, encoded by the coding sequence ATGCGGGAACTCAAAGTGGTTGGGCTCGATCACGACGGCAAATACGTCATCTGTGGGGGCGGGGAACCCGCCGAACAGTTCAAGCTGGCGACCGACGACCGGCTACGGGCCGCCCTTCGCGGCGATCCGGTACTGCCGGAGCAACCGCAGCTCGACATCGAGGTCACTAACATGTTGAGCCCCAAAGAAATTCAAGCCAAGATCCGCGCTGGCGCGTCCGTCGAGCAGGTGGCCGCGGCGTCGGGTTCCGACATCGTGCGGATCCGCAGGTTTGCCCATCCGGTGTTGCTGGAACGCGCGCGCGCCGCCGAGCTGGCAACCGCCGCGCACCCGATGCTCGCCGACGGCCCCGCGGTGCTGACCCTGCTGGAGACCGTCAGCGCCGCATTGGTGGCACGCGGCCTGGAACCCGACAGACTCAGCTGGGACGCCTGGCGCAACGAGGACAGCCGCTGGACGGTGCAGCTTGCCTGGAAGGTCGGCCGTTCGGACAACATCGCGCACTTCTGCTTCACTCCCGGTGCCCACGGCGGAACGGTCACGGCGATCGACGATGCGGCCAGTGAGCTCATCGACCCGGACTTCGAGCGTCCGTTGCGGCCGGTCGCGCGGGTGGCCCACCTCGACTTCGACGCGGGGGCACCGCCCGCTTCCGGAGGAGAGGCGAAGCCGGCGGTCACCGCGCCGCCAGAACAGCCGGTGCACACCAGGCGCGGCAAGCCGGTCATTCCGGCCTGGGAGGATGTACTGCTCGGGGTGCGCTCGGGCGGGCGCCGCTAG
- a CDS encoding DUF2537 domain-containing protein encodes MSDGSVPWATGLTVSGFVAAVTGVGIVVLTLGLIRVHPLLAVGLNVVAAGGLAPTLWGWRRTLVLRWFVLGAAVGVAGAWLTLLAMTASGSA; translated from the coding sequence GTGAGCGACGGGTCTGTGCCCTGGGCAACGGGTTTGACGGTCTCCGGCTTCGTCGCCGCGGTGACCGGAGTCGGCATCGTGGTGCTCACCCTCGGGCTGATCCGGGTGCATCCGCTGTTGGCGGTCGGCCTCAACGTTGTGGCGGCGGGTGGGCTGGCGCCGACGCTGTGGGGCTGGCGGCGGACCTTGGTGCTGCGCTGGTTTGTGCTGGGTGCGGCCGTAGGCGTGGCCGGCGCGTGGCTGACGCTGCTCGCGATGACGGCGTCGGGCAGCGCCTAG
- a CDS encoding TrmH family RNA methyltransferase encodes MSDGLDVQDVNDPEDPRLDDFRDLNSVDRRPDLPTGKGLVIAEGVLVVQRMLASRFSPHALLGTDRRLTELKADLVGADAPFYRASADVMARVVGFHLNRGVLAAARRVPEPSVAQAVDGARTVAVLEGVNDHENLGSIFRNAAGLGVDAVVFGSGCADPLYRRAVRVSMGHALLVPYARATDWPADLALLQESGFRLLAMTPSREACALPEAMAAARDHRVAVLVGAEGPGLTAATLRRSDARVRIPMSRGTDSLNVATAAALAFYERVRLGP; translated from the coding sequence GTGAGCGACGGCCTGGATGTTCAGGACGTCAACGATCCCGAGGACCCGCGGCTCGACGATTTCCGCGACCTGAACAGCGTCGATCGTCGCCCCGATCTCCCCACCGGCAAAGGGCTGGTGATCGCCGAGGGCGTGCTGGTCGTGCAGCGCATGCTCGCGTCCCGGTTCAGCCCGCACGCCCTGCTGGGCACCGACCGCCGGCTGACCGAACTCAAGGCCGATCTGGTCGGGGCCGACGCGCCGTTCTACCGGGCGTCGGCCGACGTGATGGCGCGGGTGGTCGGCTTCCACCTCAATCGCGGCGTGCTGGCCGCCGCAAGGCGGGTTCCGGAGCCCAGCGTCGCGCAGGCGGTCGACGGCGCCCGTACCGTCGCGGTGCTCGAAGGCGTCAACGACCACGAGAACCTCGGCTCGATCTTTCGCAACGCGGCGGGGCTGGGTGTGGACGCCGTCGTGTTCGGCAGCGGCTGCGCCGACCCGCTCTACCGTCGCGCAGTCCGGGTGTCCATGGGTCACGCGTTGCTGGTTCCGTATGCGCGGGCAACCGACTGGCCCGCCGACCTCGCGCTGTTGCAGGAAAGCGGATTCCGGCTGCTGGCAATGACGCCGAGCCGCGAAGCGTGCGCGCTGCCGGAGGCGATGGCCGCGGCGCGTGACCATCGTGTCGCGGTGCTCGTTGGCGCCGAGGGCCCGGGGCTGACGGCCGCCACCCTGCGGCGAAGCGACGCGCGGGTGCGCATCCCGATGTCGCGCGGCACGGACTCGCTCAACGTCGCGACCGCGGCCGCTTTGGCGTTCTACGAACGGGTTAGGCTCGGGCCGTGA
- a CDS encoding Rv0880 family HTH-type transcriptional regulator yields the protein MPDSDARLASDLSLAVMRLARQLRFRNPSSPVSLSQLSALATLVNEGAMTPGALAIRERVRPPSMTRVIASLAEMGLVDRAPHPVDGRQVLVSVSESGAELVKEARRARQEWLAKRLATLGSDKRDILRNAADLMLALVDESP from the coding sequence ATGCCTGACAGCGACGCCCGGCTGGCCAGTGACTTGTCGCTGGCTGTCATGCGGCTGGCCCGCCAACTGAGGTTTCGCAACCCGTCGTCGCCGGTGTCGCTGTCCCAGCTGTCGGCCCTGGCGACGCTGGTCAACGAGGGCGCGATGACCCCCGGCGCGCTGGCGATTCGCGAGCGCGTCCGCCCCCCATCGATGACCCGGGTGATCGCCTCGCTGGCCGAGATGGGTCTCGTCGACCGAGCCCCGCACCCCGTCGACGGCCGGCAGGTGCTCGTCTCGGTGTCCGAGTCCGGAGCCGAGCTGGTCAAGGAGGCCCGTCGCGCTCGCCAGGAATGGCTGGCCAAGCGCCTCGCGACGCTGGGCAGCGACAAACGTGACATCCTGCGCAACGCGGCTGATCTGATGTTGGCCCTGGTCGACGAAAGCCCGTGA